From Salvia splendens isolate huo1 chromosome 3, SspV2, whole genome shotgun sequence, a single genomic window includes:
- the LOC121793526 gene encoding putative late blight resistance protein homolog R1A-10, translated as MAAYGALVSLMHIIDTLQKHPSPPISIHKNQVKSLTQIVTFLQEFLDTYNSPFSYSHEVDPLEHRIADAVYAAEDVIESHIVDQIDRRSTIVKDQYFYQNLQKVIEEMNLITKEVKEIIVEARLQQRHIVTMTSSSTVKDDVMVGFEEVFLEVLDKLTGDQLSRQIIPIMGMGGIGKTTLARNLFNNAAVKEHFDIRAWTTISQTYNVRETLREVYIQAIGHSCDRNENEKLSDLSENQLREKLYKFLCGKRYLVIMDDMWSVEVWEKIRFFFPSQKCGSRIIITTRLSNLSSQLNESYRVDIEFLDEASSWDLFCKTVFEKESCPFELENIGKAIVVKCKGLPLSIITIGGLLAKSDRTREYWEFIEQDLSSVIKSNDESCMKILWMSYIYLPNYLKPCFLYMANFEEDRSIRVSMLKKLWISEGFLKPRSGKSLEIIAQEYFKELVDRNLILVDRLGSTGNVKYCKIHDLYRNLCLEEVEKERFYHVIRNDPPRLNSRRRVALKSELLESLSHARSLLRDEPQIPHHLRLLRTFKAYDEDTTSGSYFLDNVFELVNSRYLAVRVHKESKFPTSIDLLWNLHTLTIHCWRYLIAPIEIWKLHQLRHLEFHEKGLILPDHPSGGVVMENLQTLKGVLNLFLNEEVVKRIPNVKKLHLIYNVQQMEEENCLSYLQCLSKLENFHCTTRNGCDDYLQRIRFPFSLKKLFIDASPDPELEDMLRKIGSLPLLEKFVLQNGFFKTGKWETVEGQFASLKFLRLEDCGGLDDWIVSDKSHFPFLQKLHLRNLGQLKEIPSEVGEIATLKSISLEYCSESAVVSAKRIVDEQEDLYGDELDLHVRALVRKKEKAVKNLANANFEVNVCLIPSKASLPLPFPTHAQTHQHPACSLQ; from the coding sequence ATGGCAGCTTATGGAGCTCTGGTTTCTCTAATGCATATCATAGATACCCTCCAAAAACATCCTTCCCCTCCCATCTCTATCCACAAAAATCAAGTTAAATCTCTCACTCAAATTGTTACCTTCTTGCAAGAATTTCTTGATACTTATAATTCCCCTTTTTCCTATAGCCATGAAGTTGATCCATTGGAGCATCGCATTGCTGATGCAGTTTATGCAGCCGAGGATGTTATCGAATCCCATATTGTGGATCAAATTGACAGACGGTCCACAATCGTCAAAGATCAGTACTTCTACCAAAATCTTCAAAAAGTGATAGAAGAAATGAATCTGATCACGAAAGAGGTGAAGGAGATTATAGTCGAAGCTCGGTTGCAGCAAAGGCATATTGTTACCATGACGTCCTCTTCCACTGTGAAGGACGACGTGATGGTCGGCTTTGAAGAAGTATTTCTTGAAGTCTTGGATAAGCTGACCGGAGACCAACTCAGCCGCCAAATAATCCCAATTATGGGGATGGGCGGAATTGGTAAGACCACTCTTGCCAGAAATCTATTTAACAATGCAGCTGTTAAGGAGCATTTTGATATTCGTGCTTGGACTACAATTTCTCAAACTTATAATGTTAGAGAAACACTTAGAGAAGTTTATATTCAAGCAATTGGGCACTCATGTGATAGGAATGAGAATGAAAAACTCAGTGATCTAAGTGAAAATCAATTGAGAGAAAAGTTGTACAAGTTTTTATGTGGTAAGAGGTATCTTGTAATAATGGATGATATGTGGAGTGTAGAGGTGTGGGAGAAGATAAGATTTTTCTTTCCCAGTCAAAAATGTGGGAGTCGAATAATCATAACAACTAGGCTATCAAACTTGAGCTCTCAGTTGAATGAATCTTATAGAGTTGATATCGAATTTCTAGATGAAGCTAGCAGTTGGGATTTGTTTTGTAAGACCGTGTTTGAAAAAGAAAGTTGTCCTTTTGAGTTAGAGAATATTGGAAAGGCTATTGTAGTAAAGTGCAAAGGACTTCCTTTATCAATTATTACGATAGGAGGACTTTTGGCAAAGTCTGACCGCACAAGAGAATATTGGGAGTTTATAGAGCAAGATTTAAGTTCTGTTATTAAAAGTAATGATGAATCTTGCATGAAAATATTGTGGATGAGCTATATCTATCTTCCAAATTATTTGAAGCCGTGCTTTTTATATATGGCTAATTTTGAGGAAGATCGTAGTATTCGTGTGTCAATGCTCAAAAAGCTATGGATTTCTGAAGGATTTTTAAAACCAAGGAGTGGGAAAAGTTTGGAAATAATTGCGCAAGAATACTTTAAGGAGTTGGTTGATAGGAATCTCATTTTAGTTGATAGGTTAGGGTCTACAGGAAATGTTAAGTACTGTAAAATTCATGATTTGTACCGAAATTTGTGCTTGGAAGAAGTCGAAAAGGAAAGGTTTTATCATGTCATAAGAAACGATCCTCCACGCTTAAATAGCAGACGTCGGGTTGCTCTAAAAAGTGAACTCTTAGAATCCTTGTCGCATGCTCGTTCCTTATTACGCGATGAACCTCAAATCCCACACCATCTTAGATTGTTGAGGACATTCAAAGCATATGATGAAGATACTACGAGTGGTTCTTATTTCCTCGACAACGTGTTTGAATTGGTGAACTCGCGATACCTTGCTGTTAGAGTTCATAAAGAGTCTAAATTCCCTACTTCGATTGATCTACTATGGAATCTTCACACGTTGACTATTCATTGTTGGCGTTACCTTATTGCACCAATCGAGATTTGGAAATTGCATCAACTTCGACATCTCGAGTTTCATGAGAAAGGATTGATTCTCCCTGATCATCCTAGTGGTGGCGTTGTCATGGAGAATTTGCAGACACTCAAAGGagttttgaatttgtttttaaaTGAGGAGGTGGTTAAGAGAATTCCCAACGTGAAGAAATTGCATCTAATCTACAATGTGCAACAAATGGAGGAAGAAAATTGTCTTAGTTATCTTCAGTGTTTAAGTAAATTGGAAAACTTCCACTGCACCACTAGAAATGGATGTGATGACTATTTGCAGAGGATTAGGTTCCCATTCTCCCTCAAGAAGTTGTTCATCGATGCCTCTCCCGATCCTGAATTGGAAGACATGTTGCGAAAAATCGGTTCATTGCCCCTTCTCGAGAAGTTTGTACTACAAAATGGCTTCTTTAAAACAGGCAAGTGGGAGACAGTTGAAGGTCAGTTCGCAAGCCTCAAGTTTCTACGATTGGAGGATTGTGGTGGTCTAGACGATTGGATTGTGTCGGATAAGTCTCACTTTCCATTTCTTCAGAAGCTTCATCTTCGTAATTTAGGCCAACTAAAGGAGATTCCATCAGAAGTTGGAGAAATAGCAACATTGAAATCTATTTCATTGGAATATTGCAGTGAATCGGCGGTGGTGTCGGCGAAAAGGATAGTAGATGAGCAAGAGGATTTATATGGAGACGAACTAGACCTTCATGTTCGAGCTCTAGTTCGGAAGAAAGAAAAAGCAGTGAAGAACTTGGCAAACGCCAACTTTGAAGTTAATGTTTGTCTTATACCTTCCAAGGCCTCACTTCCTCTTCCCTTTCCAACTCATGCCCAAACACATCAACACCCAGCTTGCTCATTACAATAA